Within Garra rufa chromosome 9, GarRuf1.0, whole genome shotgun sequence, the genomic segment catgtaagtactaaataaaaaaaataacatgcattttgtatgaaccctcttattttggtaaaataatgaacattttgtaaCCTTTGTAAACTTTTTACCTCTAGTTATTATTGTGCCATCTTGGACtaattttgttttaatgcattttaggATTTGCCTAAATATATCTTAAAAGTCTTTGTGTTGCTACTTATTTTGTAACATTCTTCAGATTATGAGTCCAAATTTGGAGGCTTCATCGCTGTGCTTCATTTCTTTCATTACATTTATTACAGGAGTGCCCTTCAGCAGCCCACCTCATTCAGACCCAGACTGCTGCTATGTGGGACATCGGGCTCTGGTCAGACCTCACACTTGGCTCCTGCTATTCTTCACGCCCTGGAGAAGTTCACTGTTTATACACTAGACGTTGCTGTGTTGTATGGGGTCAGTTCAGCCACCCCAGAGGAGGCCTGTGCACAGGTGACTACACTGAATTTATACTATAAATCATGACACATGGATAAACCTGTTTTATTAAATGACTGTCGATCTGTATTGTACATCAGGTTTTCTGTGAGGCGAGGAGAACCACCCCCAGCATTCTGTATATCCCACACATCCAGCGCTGGTGGGACACTGTAAGCTCAACTTTAAAGGCCACATTCATCAGTCTCCTGCAGGGCATCCCTTCATTCTGCCCATGCCTCCTCCTCGCAACATGCAGCTTTCCTCATGACACGCTCTATCCTGAGGTACCACGTGTGCTGTATAAACAGTGCTACAGCTTGTTTGGCTTAAAGAGTAATGCAAAGTTATGTGCattgtatgacttttttctttgtttaccTGTTTAAAGGTGCAAGACCTTTTCCATGTTGAGTATGGTGAGGTGTTCAATGTCCCGCTTCCATCTCAAGAGGAGAGGCTCAGATTCTTTGAGGATCTTATTTTAAATCAAGCTGCTAAAGCACCAGTGTCTAAGAGAGAAGCAGGTGAGTGTTTTTCTGTAATGTTTTTCACATTCATCTTAGAGTACTTTCATGCACACCTGTAATAACTCCCACTTTCTTCTTATCAGTCCTTCAGGCACTAGAGGTGTTACCAGTGGCCCCTCCGCCACCTCCCCGCCAGCTCTCTGAGCAGGAGATGCAGAAGCTAGAAGAACAGGAAGAGGACACGCTCAGGGAGCTCCGCCTCTTCCTGCGAGATGTCACCAACCGACTGGCACAGGACAAACGCTTCAAGGCGTTTACAAAGCCTGTGGACACAGAGGAGGTAAGGCAAAGATTTTAGTCTGACAGACTTTCTGTATCAACTGTCTCCACTCCAGGTGTGGATATTTATGAACCAGTGCCATGTGCTCACTGAGGtcgtatgtttttttgttttttttttggtacagGTTCCCGATTACACTACAGTCATCAAACAGCCAATGGACCTGTCCACAGTTCTCTCCAAAATTGATCTGCACAAGTATGACACTGTGGCGGCTTACCTGCAAGATGTGGATTTGATCTGGCAGAATGCCCTCGAATACAACCCAGACAGAGACCCCTCAGGTAAATTGAAAACAGTTTCGCaaatgaaaatagttccaaaaaAAGCCACATCTGAACTGTTGTGTGTCTCCAAGAAATACACGGCGGTGTTTCCTTATTGAATGAATCCACTGTTTTTAATAAGTGAAGTAAGCCAGTAGTTCAGtgtcacttgttttgtttctaaatgaatcagctATTTGAAAGAGTCAGTTAAATAAACAACTCATTTGGACAGTGACTTGCCACCACCTACTAGCAGTTTTAGtctaatagtatttcacaatattgctttttttttttgttttgtttttttctatatttcaTCAAACAGTTTCAGCATTGGGTGAGTATAAAAGACTACCaaaacatttgtaaaaatgtaactttacgtaattttaaaaatccatatcattttatatatattttggactattggaggcgccattattttgattacgtaAAACAGTTGCACTACCTACTGAcactatctgttgctatttttaccacaacacaaaaaataaaatactgatacgatgaccacagctactgaaagagcttacagatgGTGATGGATAAAAGCGTAGGCTTAAATCAAAAGCTGTACCATCAATTTCACCACAAAGAGTCTACACGCCCCTGGATATCCCGTGAAGTCCGCACTGAAAAACTCCAGTAGCTTTGTCATCGTGACAAGCATTGGCATGCTCACATAGTATTAAAAGCCTCAGAGGTgttagggctaaagtggagagaacaaagacatggGTTTATTCATCGGCAGGCATATAtccattcttttctccttttcttattgctaggaaagcagtgaaagaCTCACATAATTTCTCTTTTTGCCCTTTAACTAAAAAATTACATCCAAAAGCCACATCGCATCAGTGTTATATTTTCCAAGTTGCTTATTTcgataaaaatagcaacagagaGTGCCAGTAGCTGATAGAGTGAAACCATTTTACgtaaataatggtgcccccacagtccaaaatatgtataaaactatgtggcgtttttaaaaacaatgtaaatctttcataggttttctactacatattttagtaagaaacataatttgttattttaagccatacaagtcttccCTTTAACAGCACGTCTGGTCAATTTTCAGAGTTCGAACTATCCTTTATGACTTTCCAAGTGCGTTTTgcataattgcatgacatttgTGTGATTTCTGTAACATGCAATATCTATGATGTTTGTGCTTGTATCAGATCGGCTCATCAGACACCGTGCCTGTGCTCTCAAGGACACTGTGCATGCCATAATCAGAGATGAATTAGATGAGGACTTTGAGAAGATCTGCGCTGAGATCAAGGAGTCTCGCAACAATCGAGGTTTCACTGATGCTACTTTAGATCATATATGGATTGGAGTGAGACTGTAGCCATCGCtcacatttcaattttttttttttttcaggctccACCTCATCACGTTTCACTCCTGCTTACTACCACGTGTTGCCAAAGGTGTCTGCTACAGTAGAGCAGAAGACAAGTGATCCAGCACCCAGTAAGGATGCTACACCTGTGCCAGCACAAGCAGTGATGTCAACACGGCAAACAGGAATTAACACAGGTGACTTAACAGAGCTGTACTGCCTGACATCAGTGCTGTAGAGCTTCTCAAAACTACTATGCACAACATCAAATTTGAGGTTTTAGGATCTGTAGTTCTGATCAGATTATCAGCAATTTTGACATTTCATGATTCTTGATAAACCACAATATTATTTGCCAGTGTTTCTTTTTgcattgtaaaataataattattatttttttctttttgggacATGCTTGAAGGTTGCAtgccatttttaatttaatgttaatattaatatttcatttaaaaatgttgttattatttagtaaataatataatacattttaaagtctattctgctcactaagcctgcatttatttgatctaaagtacagcaaaaacagtacaattttgaaatatttttactatttaaaataactgttttctattcaaatatgctttaaaaatgtaatttattcatgtcattaaagctacattttcagcattcattagtccagtctttagtgtcacatgattctttagaaattattttaatatgctgatttgctgtataAGTAACATTAATTTTTATTGTTAATAACTTTGAGTATTTGTTGAATAGAGAGATCCAAAGatcggcatttatctgaaatggaaagcttttgtaacattataatattCAAAAGCTAGGAGTCAGtatgattttcttcttttttgggggggggggggaattatagaaattaatacttttatttaccaaggatgctttaaattgatcaaaagtgatgataaagacatttataatgtaacaaaagatttgtttcagataaatgctgttcttcttaactttctattcattaaagaaacctgaaaaacttctactcagctgttttcaacataatgataatgttttttgagcagcaaatcagaatataataatgatttctgaaggatcatgtgacactaaaggagtaatgatgttaaaaattcagctttgaaatcacaggaataagttgcatttaaaaaatatattcaattaaaaacagttattttgctgTACtacggatcaaataaatgcaggcttggtgagcagaagagacgtctttaaaaacattaaaaatcttactgtttcagaacttgactagtagtgtattacTTGTCAAACTTAATTTCTATCCACAGCTTCACAGATAAAAAAGAAGAGGAAAAACCGATGGAAAAATGGCTGCATCCGCAGAAAGAAGTCATGCTCAATTTTGAACTCTAAAGACGACCCTAACGCAGAATCAGGGGATGAAGAGGAAGATGAAGAGGAAGATGGAAAACTGGCTGAGAGTGAAGGTCCAGAGAAGACGAAAGATGCTGAATGTGAGTCAATGGAGACTGAAGAACCCACAGAACCCACTGTTGTAGCACAGCATAACAACAACCCTAATAAAAGACAAGAAGGTGATAATACAGCCTCTGCAGTAGATGAGGTCATAAATCTTGAGACCGTCCAAAATAATGGCACAGATGACCAAACTGAGGTCCAGGAATCAGAGAACATAGAACCTAAGAGGACAGAGCCGAGtgcagaggacaacacaggaacaggtttgtgaatcacaaaaaattatttagttttatataaAAGTTCTGGTGTTTCTAAGAGCACAAAGCAATACTTGAGTTTGTATGGGATTTTCAGAGTTCAGACTAAGGCGGATGACAAGAGGTTTTAAGATGCAGGCCGAACAGCAGAGTCTTATCAGTGTGGATGCTGCCATGAAGATCCTGGAGCAGAAGAACATGCCTCTTATCGTGGACCACAACAAACTGAAAGTAAGTCAGATACAGttgaaaatgttaattgttttaccaaaataagagaaatcatataatcatgcatgttatttttttatttaacactgacctgaataagatatttcacataaaagacatttacatttagtccacaagagtaaaaataatagttgaattgataaaaatgaccctgttcaagagtttacatacacttgattcttaatactgtgttgttacctgaatgagccacagctgtttttgttttgtttttagtgatagttgttcatgagtcccttgtttgtcctgcccaatgttcttcagaaaaatccttcaggtcccacaaattctttttttttttttttttcagcattttgtgtatttgaaccctttccaacaatgactgtatgattgagatccatcttttcacactcatatgcaactattacagaaggttcaaacactcactgaaggaaacaagatgcattaagagccagcggtgtaaacttttgaacaaaatgaagatgtgtacatatttcttattttgcctaaatttttttttttttttttagtactacccttcagaagataacttgcatgtttcccagaagacagaataagttaaatttaccctgatcttcaaattaaaaaagtttacacccctggctcttaatgtatcatttttctttctgaagcatcagtgagcctttgaaccttctataatagttgcatatgagtccctcagttgccctcgatgtgaaaagatggatattaagaacagcaggcagtttaactgttgtttggacaaacaagggactcataattaactatcacaaaataaaaaaaatacagctgtggatcaacagtggtgttaagaatcaagtgtatgtaaaattttgaacaggttcatttttaaaaaacgttttcattgtggattatatgtaaacatcttttatgttaaatgtaTAATTCAGGTAATGTTAATATGTTCTACATTGGAAAGGTGTTTTCAATCTGTTTTTATTCTTAATTCAGGAACTTCTACAGCGAGTTGTGGACATGACAGATGGATATGAGGTTAACCAGCTGGAGAAACTGTATGCTATGCTATGCCAGAGCATTTACAGACACAGGAAAGACTATGACAAGACTGCACTTATACAGGTACATTTACATGATGCAAGAATACATCCAGCTGCCTTATTGACTATTGACACATGCTAGTTGTGatttaaacaatgtttttctaaGCTAACTTTATCTGCCTACTTAACATTTATTCTCTTTTATTTTCCAGGAGATGTCAAAAGAAGTTGAGGAGTTTTTCTAGTTTTCCTTTTATAAACCAGCTACACGATACATTTCTTGTATGAACTGccctttaaattatattttgctaATTCTGTAGTCTTGTCTTTAAGTGTTGTGCATATTAAAGCCTTTATCACAATTCATATTGCCTTGTGTGTTTAAGTTATGATACAAACATCTGATCTACTCTTTGCCTCAAGTACTGCAAGTAGTTGTAGTGTTGTAATCATTTGTGGTTTCTACTCTTCTGGTTCTGATGAAATCTAAATTAAGCTAGTAGGAAACATAGGGAAAATTCCACTTGAATCTATGAAGAGATGCATGAGGGTCACGTGACAGCACGTTGGCTCTGATTGGACAGTTTCATAGTTTGGAGGTTGTACGTTTCTATAGTCAATGCTCTGGTTTCTAGTTTCATATACAATTTTAAAGTCCACGAGTGTGTGCATTGCGCCCATACAAAGTCCTGTGTGAGTGCCTTGATTGAATCAGCCCCCAAACATATTGTTTTAACGCCGATTTTACGTGACGGCGGGGAGTCGCCTGGCGATGATGTCACGACGTATAACACTGACAGCAGTGACGCCTGATGATCATTAAAAACTGCCATTAAAATGAGCGCAGATGATTATTGTGTTTACTGAGAGACACATAAAACACCAGCGCGGTGTGCCCTGCTAAATAAGAGAGTAATAGAGACATCAGGGAGCGAAACATCCGATCGGCGTGGCATCTGTCCGGTCCATCCAGGGTTTTCCCCCTCTACGTGCGGCGGGTCTCGGTCCGTCTCGCCTCCGCTCTTCCTGCTGCTGAACCGGAGGATACTCGCACCCACAGCCGCGATTTGATACTGAACCCCGCGGCCGGTGAGTTCCATCGCATCCCTGAAGCGTCTCACTAACAAAAAGTACCGGAAACTACCGTGGTGTTGTGTTGTTTTTATACTTTGTAACATGGTAATACCGTAGTAATTTTCTGAACAACCTTGGGGTACCATGCATATACAGTATGTTATAGCAATGATGGTATCTGGAAATACCATAGTACATACTGTGGTGCTGAAATTTGTGTACCATTACCATGGTACTCTAAGGTAGTTCAGTAAATACCATGATTAAAATATAACGCTTAAGTTCTTGAATATTGTCATTTCTTACCACGGTTTTACCATCCAAGTGTACCATGGAAGAGCCACCGTGTTTGTGAGGGAATAACGTTACTCAAAATGCATCTAAACTCACATCTGACATTTCTCAGTCTGCAACTGAACTATTGTCTAATGGTGACGCCTATTATATAGTGACACAAAAGGACCAGATATATTAacaatagttatatatatatatatatatatatatatatatatatatatatatatattagttttaatAGTTTATTTTCAGTTAATTTTAGTTCATAATGCAGCAGTTAATGTAAACACACaacatttaaagttaaaaatgtgcTGTTTGTGTTGTCAAGAaagatttttcattattatgattaatatttcaaacatttgagtacattttttcaggattttttgattaataaaaagattcaaagatcagcatttatctgaaataagaagcttttgtaacattatacattatcaaaagtgatggtaaagacatttataatgttaccaaagattttttatttcagataaatactgttcttctaaaCATTCTTTtcaacaaagaaacctgaaaaaattctactcggctgttttcaacataataataatagcaaatcagaataatagaatgatttctgaaggatcgtgtgactgtaatgatgctaaaaattcaaaattcagctttgaaatcacaggaataaattacatttgaaaatatattcaaatagaaaagttattttaaatagtaaaatatttcaaaattggactgtttttgctgtactttggatcaaataaatacaggcttggtgagcagaagagactttaaaaaacattacaaatcttactgttatACTGGTAATGTATATATTACACCACATAAAACAGTAACTTTATACAATTTAATGCACAATAAACATGTTACAATAAGTTTTAAATAATTATCTGTAATTGTGGTTTCATATTTGGTTGTTACtggcatttttttatttcatctttAGTGTATTTGAAGCAGTTTTTTGAACACAATATCTGACAGCTATAGGTCACTACAGTGTATACGGCTATAGATAAATATGTCAAATGGTAAATAACAGATTAAAATGTCTCATTAACTGACTTTTAATCTGCTGTTACCATATACATCCTTACTGTATAGTGATACCTGGATTCTGTGGTGTTAGATTAGCATTAAATTCCAAATAATTGGCTTTAATAGTGGAATGCAGCAGAAGATATTGCACTTGCGTGGTAATTTGATCATGTGTGTATATGAatgcatcagtgaatgtttataATTACAAGTCAACTGTCCTGTGTTTACATTATAACCACTATCtgatgtgtgtgtttttgtttctctgtgtgtTTCAGGATGTTGAGCTCAAATCTTGGAATGGGACTAACGTTTAACATGTAAATTCAGCCTCCTGAAGGTTCTGGCCAGCTTATATTTCCTTTTTCACAATCACAAGCACAATGTCGAGCAGAAGGAAGTCCACAACCCCCTGCATGGTGCTTCCGTCAGATGTCGTAGAGCAAGATCCTGATATGGAGGCCCTGGAAGGGAATGAAGGAGCCGAGAGCATGGCAGACGGTCCTACAGAGGGAGCAGTGGTTCCCATGGAAACAGAGACAGGTGAAGTTCACTTCTAAAGGCAATTGTTTGGAATAGTGCCGTGTCCTTACCAAGTGCAACATGACAAGTCATTTTTATGTTGCTCATATTAAAAGTTCAGATACTGCAAAATTAAAATCTTTTAcacctttttacaagatgtaaaataAGTCTCTAATGTCCCCAGAgtgtgtatgtaaagttttaGCTCAAAACACCTGACAGATCGTTTTGGTTTTTTTATAGCTTGTTTAAATTGACACTTTTTAAGGTTTGAGCCGAAATGTGCCGTTTTTGTGTttgcccctttaaatgcaaattaaatGCAAGCTGGTGCCCCCTTTTCATAAGAGAGTGGAGATTCAAGAgccagcaaaaacaaaacaatctcACACACTGAAAATGTCAGAAGCTGGAGCTGTCAATCGCACATGAAGCGTTGGTTTTGACACCTAAACATATAGGGGATTTTACCATTTTTTCCTGGGACATTTCCTTCGAAAAAGAAATGTCCTCAGCAGCTCAGATTGAGGGAGTCTATGGAGACTTCTATGTTCACTGGTGCATCCCAAAACTCAACACTTGTAATGCCTCTTTGGCGCTGATATTGTATATCTCCAGCAGCTACAGCAAGAAAACAGTAATGACGGACTACTGCTTCTCACTCAGGGCTGTGTCTATGATAACAGGGCAGAGATCGTTGCAAATGAGCAGGATTTAAttagtgggtggatttttatgcTTTATTAGCTGGTTGTTTTTTTTACACACTGCGGTCACACATCTATGTTCAAACTTTCTGATTTTTGCATAACAGGTCCCCTTTAAGTCAAAAGTCATGCACTTTTTAATTTATCAGGCGCTGATGCACAATACTGATTCTAATTAAAATAATCCTCTTATTCTTCCTACAGAATATGAGGGGATCCATTTCCAGAGTGAGGATTGTCGCTCTTCAGGAAAACGCTCAGGTCAAACATCACTAGAGCAGCCCATCTCTGATCTGACTGCTGAGGGTGGTTTCGTGCAGACAGAGATGGAGGATAGTGATGACCCCTCAGTTACTGGAATCCCTCTAAGCAAGACTCctataatgaaaatgaaaaccaaGTCTGAACCCAAGAGAATAGCCGTGTCTCTGAAAGGCACGAGTGAAAGCGAGGCAGTAACTGAAAGTGAGATGGAACTGGAGCCGCTGGAAGCGTCAGTGATGGGCACTTCCATGGCACCAGAACTCATGAGCCCGTTACTGACTGAGTCTGTGAAGCCTAGCGTTCTTGTCAACATTTCAAACCCTGTGGTAGCAGATCAGAAGAAGCTGGTTATGAACCCTGCGACGGTTCTTCCAGCTGGCTTAGCCCAGGTGCTTTCTGCCTTGCAGGCTCAGCAGAGCGCTCAAACTCAGCTTCTAATACCAGTGAGTAGTATTCCCACGTATAATGCTGCGATGGACTCCAATGCAGTGCTGGTCAACACCTACAAGAAGTTCCCCTACCCATCAGTGTCTGAAATCATGGGACTTGCAGCACAGACGAAATTCAGTGAGGAGCAGATAAAGATCTGGTTTTCAGCTCAGCGTTTGAAGCATGGTGTCAGCTGGACTCCAGAAGAAGTTGAGGAAGCCAGGAGGAAGCAATTTAATGGCACAGTGCACACAGTTCCCCAAACCATCACAGTCATCCCAGCCCATCACCTTTCTGCCACTAATGGGTTGCAGTCTATTCTTCAGACTTGCCAAATTGTGGGGCAGCCAGGTCTGGTTCTGACACAAGTTGGCACGGCCAACAGCCTCCCAGTTACCACCCCAATAACCCTGACGGTAGCAGGAATGCCCAATCAAAGCCAGACACCTAAGATCGCAACTAATCAAACAAGCCCGGCGCTCAGTGAAACTAAAAGAGCTACTACCGTTCAACCCCCATCACTGACTCCTCAGGAGAACTCTGCACTAAGTGCAGATCACTTTGGCCTGCGGCCTAAGAAATCCAAGGAACAGCTGGCTGAGTTGAAAGCCAGCTATCTGAAAAATCAGTTTGCCAGTGATGCTGAGATAGCTAGGCTAATGAAGTTGACTAATCTTACCAAAGGTGAGATTAAAAAGTGGTTCAGTGATACCCGATACAACCAGCGCAATTCTAAGAACAGCCACGCCTTCATCGCAAACGACAATCCTAGGGGTAGCAGCAGTGCCACCATTGTTATCGACTCTAGTGACGAAACGCCACAGTCTCCGACGCCATCGCCCGTCAAAGAAAAAGAGACTCGTGCCAAGACCTGGAACCCCTTCCCAGACTTTACCCTGCAGAAGTTTAAAGAAAAGACACCGGAGCAGTTGGTGGTCCTGGAGGAAAGCTTTCAGAAATGTGACACACCAACTGACGAAGAGCTCAGCCGGCTGAGATCCGAAACT encodes:
- the LOC141342928 gene encoding zinc fingers and homeoboxes protein 1-like translates to MSSRRKSTTPCMVLPSDVVEQDPDMEALEGNEGAESMADGPTEGAVVPMETETEYEGIHFQSEDCRSSGKRSGQTSLEQPISDLTAEGGFVQTEMEDSDDPSVTGIPLSKTPIMKMKTKSEPKRIAVSLKGTSESEAVTESEMELEPLEASVMGTSMAPELMSPLLTESVKPSVLVNISNPVVADQKKLVMNPATVLPAGLAQVLSALQAQQSAQTQLLIPVSSIPTYNAAMDSNAVLVNTYKKFPYPSVSEIMGLAAQTKFSEEQIKIWFSAQRLKHGVSWTPEEVEEARRKQFNGTVHTVPQTITVIPAHHLSATNGLQSILQTCQIVGQPGLVLTQVGTANSLPVTTPITLTVAGMPNQSQTPKIATNQTSPALSETKRATTVQPPSLTPQENSALSADHFGLRPKKSKEQLAELKASYLKNQFASDAEIARLMKLTNLTKGEIKKWFSDTRYNQRNSKNSHAFIANDNPRGSSSATIVIDSSDETPQSPTPSPVKEKETRAKTWNPFPDFTLQKFKEKTPEQLVVLEESFQKCDTPTDEELSRLRSETKLTRREIDAWFTEKRKTPVPDSSDSKADGETSQKKGSQTPPGGKRLSKEKVTKKTPEQLHVLKTAFVRTQWPSTEEYDQLAEESGLPRSYIVNWFGDTRYAWKNGNLKWYFYYQSGNVGGTNGNKNRKRRIRNRGWGRTRSRKVKKHTESEKNLPIRFKSGRDILKEYYLKHKFLNEQDLDELVAKSNMSYEQVREWFAEIHRKEEMGTNPFEDKTGNEDQDEEEDESQGENETVVEEQGPALGEEDGDEDEDDTDDSDAWEPPQSIRKTLSVSEGQ